In Rhinatrema bivittatum chromosome 1, aRhiBiv1.1, whole genome shotgun sequence, a single genomic region encodes these proteins:
- the LOC115090109 gene encoding afamin-like, with the protein MKRHLHVVWGIILFPIIVSVSCTQGQRYPRHGEEDRGNTGCALSHVADVVFRFNTVVYYSQRVLFNTQADTRRLLDQLKAFISSCCSQNAKPECFLSERHIFQARICDDVISQSKNKAAALCCGKIPVERDICFRDLQNNPPVKLPPIGSHFSHAEECVTFTADNHLFVESYIHGLARRLSIFSSEMISRISHAYLWMYVACCSKSEELEQCFSSKKEEFVGEMKKVIENGNKICEKNKHGITMNSLWALIFYAKKKPRDSWEHAKVFGQQYANFVSGCCVPEFITSECFQTQSDSLLDYFCTLPTIRPDGECCLKRDSEIEDCFEKLAFQESQAISDISLKSDHLCELNSQSREDVLSWCAYEYARRHTNESTQAILNSSLEARDAISDCCARHDPGTCFSSHFPFLSQYIIALFAVEAGR; encoded by the exons AGGAAGACAGAGGAAACACTGGCTGTGCACTGTCTCATGTGGCTGATGTTGTCTTCAGATTCAA cACTGTTGTGTACTATAGTCAAAGAGTATTGTTCAACACGCAAGCAGATACGAGGAGACTGCTGGATCAGCTCAAGGCATTTATTTCTAGCTGCTGCTCACAGAATGCAAAGCCTGAATGTTTTCTGAGTGAG agacaTATTTTCCAGGCTAGAATTTGTGATGATGTTATTTCTCAATCCAAAAACAAAGCAGCTGCTCTCTGCTGTGGAAAGATACCTGTAGAAAGAGACATATGCTTCAGGGATTTGCAAAACAACCCTCCAGTGAAACTGCCCCCTATAGGAAGCCATTTCAGTCATGCAGAGGAATGTGTCACTTTCACTGCAGACAACCACCTGTTTGTGGAAAG CTACATCCATGGCTTGGCCAGAAGACTCTCAATATTTTCATCAGAGATGATCTCCAGAATTTCACATGCATACTTATGGATGTACGTGGCCTGCTGTAGCAAATCTGAAGAACTCGAACAATGCTTTTCTTCTAAA AAAGAAGAATTTGTAGGTGAAATGAAAAAAGTGATTGAAAATGGAAATAAGATATGTGAAAAAAACAAGCATGGGATAACAATGAACAGTCTTTG ggctTTAATATTTTATGCCAAAAAGAAGCCCAGAGATTCATGGGAACATGCAAAAGTCTTTGGACAACAGTATGCTAATTTTGTTTCAGGGTGCTGCGTTCCTGAATTTATTACTTCAGAGTGCTTTCAGACTCag TCAGATAGTCTCCTAGACTATTTCTGTACCTTGCCAACTATCAGACCTGATGGAGAATGTTGCCTTAAAAGGGATTCGGAAATCGAAGACTGTTTTGAAAAATTAGCATTCCAGGAATCACAGGCGATATCAGATATCTCTTTAAAATCAGATCATCTTTGTGAACTCAACAGTCAAAGTAGGGAGGATGTTCTCAGCTG GTGTGCGTATGAATATGCACGGCGACATACCAATGAAAGCACTCAAGCAATTTTGAATTCTTCCCTTGAAGCCAGAGATGCCATCAGCGACTGCTGTGCAAGACATGACCCTGGAACCTGCTTTTCCAGCCATTTCCCCTTTCTTTCCCAATACATTATTGCTTTGTTTGCAGTAGAAGCTGGTAGATGa